GGCCGCGATGGCACAGTCACAGCGCGGCGGACATCCTTGGGGAGGCGACATCACCCGCGACCTGGATTTCCAGCACGCCTGCCGTGCCATCCTGACCCGCTTCCAGGACCTCCCGGACCACAACCTGGCCGGGGAGGCATGATGTGCGGTGTGCAGGGCTCACTGAGGCCCAGCCCTGCACACCTGCCGCGCTACGGCGCCGGGGTGTAGTGGACGACTGTGGTCTCGCACGCCTCGGCGTACACCGTCAGCGCGTCGACCTCGGCCTGGTCCGCCGACAGGCCCCAGCGCACCTTGGTGCCGGTCCACTCACCGACGTACCGGCAGTGCGCTTCAGGCTCGGCGGCATCCACCCGCCCGGATCCTGGTCTCCCTTCGACCGGTTGCTGCGTGCGCTGACCGCGACCAGCGAGGCGAAGGCTTCCTGGTCGTTGGCGTATGCCTCGCGCCTGGCCGGGGTCCAGGCGGAGGCGCCGACTGGCGGGGAGCGTCATTCCAAGCACGCGATATTCGGAGGGCTACGGCGTCAGCGAGCCGTAGGGTTGGCGCGCCAAGACAGCCTGGTAGCAATGGAGAAGCGTGCGGTCTGAGGAACATGTGGGGTGGGAGCGGGACTTCCCGGTCCGGTATCTCCTGGTGCGGGAGGACACCGACGGTGAGGAGGAGGGCGTGCTGTGGGGGCGGTGCGCCGAGGTCGAGGGCCTGTTCATGGACGCGCCTCCGCTGCCGCGAGAGGTCCTGACGCTGCGCGGCTGCCCGCGCGAGAGCCTGCTGGTCCAGGCCGTGGCGGACAGCGCCGAACCGGTGCGGCTGCTGGGGGACGGAATGCTCTCGATCGAGCCTGTGCATCCCTCGCACGACGGGCCGGCCCGCTTCTGGGACCTGGAGGACACGACTGTCCTGGCCCGGTGGCCCACGCCGGGCGATCCCGGGCGCTGGGACATCGTCGTGGGCACCGGCGTCAGGGAGGACGACTACTGGGGCAGCAAGCGCCTGCCTTCGAGTCCGCGGTTCGACGTGTGGTTCCCCTCGATCCGGGGGGACAGCCCATCGGGCAGCTGCCGTTCCATTGACGGCCTGTTCACCCCGCGCCCGCAGCGACCCACCCAGCCCGTGCACCTGATCGGCTGCGAACCCGCCACACCGCTTCTGGCCCTGCTGTGTCGTCCCCTTCCGCAGGACGGCGACCCGATCACGCTCTGGCGCCTCGACCACCACGGCCGGACGATGACCGGGTACCACCTCGACCTGGACACCGTCGAGGCACGCCCATCCGTCCTCGGCGGAGCCCTGATCGACGTCACCATCACCGACCCCGGTGACGACCGCCCCACCCTGGCCGTCCGCGCAGTCTGGGAGATCTGGTCCGACGGTGTTCCCACGCGGCCCAACCAGTGGGCACAGTTCGACGCCGAGGGCCGGTCCGAGTGGCTGGACCTCACCCGCGTCGGCCCGTACGGGCCGGAGGGCCTGTCCGGCGGGACGTACCACCTGGACGGACAGCACGTCACCGACAGGACCGGCTTGCTCCTGGCACTCGGCGAAGCCCTGCTCGGCCCTGGCGCCAACTACGGCAGAGACCTGGACTCGGTGCAGGACTACCTGTGCGGCGGGCCCTCCGTCGTCCCCCCATTCACCCTCGTCTGGCACCACGCCGACATCGCCCGCCACGCCCTCGCCGGACACATCCTGCACCACCGCAGCGGCCGGTCCTACTTCGAGGAGACCGTGAACCTCCTGCGCGAGAAAGGCGTCACCATCGTGCTCCAGTGAGGGAGGCGACGGACAATCCCAGACCCCTTGAAGACAGCGCCTGACCTGGACAAGGAACGGCGTGGGGCAACGGCCAGGCCATCAAGCCCCGGTCGTATCGCCTCCCGGTGCCCGACTGGTGCTACGGGCTTCGAAGTAGGCGGTCCAGTCGGTGGCGGCGCGGCGGCGCCATTGCTGGGCAGTGATGGGGTGCAGGCCGAGCATGGGCGCGAAGATCGCGGGCGGCAAGTCCTGGGCGAGTTGGACCAGTGCAGTGGTGCGGCTCGCGCGGATGGGGATGTGGTGGGCGGCCAAGCGCCGGGACAGGACACTGGCGGAGATGTGCCGGCCGGGCCGGACGCCGGGGAAGAACCAGCGGCGGGGCGCGTTGGCCGCCCACCCACCGGGCGGCGCCTGGTCGGCGAGATCGGCCAGGAGTCGGGCGAGGAGTTCGGGCAACCGGATCGGAGTGCGGTCGAGAAGGACTACCGTGTGGAGGCGGCTCAGCCCTCTAGGCCGTTTCCTTCGGATCACCTTGCCGACCAGATGAAGATGGCGGCGAGGTGGAGTCCGGCGAGGTAGATGGTGGCGGTCTTGTCGTAGCGGGTGGCCAGGCCGCGCCACTGCTTGAGCTTGTTGATGCACCGCTCGACGGTGTTGCGTTGCTTGTATGCCTCGCGGTCGAAGGCCGGTGGACGGCCGCCGGACCGGCCTCTCCTCTTGCGCTTGGCGACCTGGTCGATGGGTTGAGGGATCACCGCCCGGATCCCGCGTCGGCGGAGGAGAGCCCGGATCGCGCGGGACGAGTGGGCCTTGTCGGCCAAGACCATCTCTGGCGTGGTCCTGGGACGGCCGATCGGCCGAGGCACCCGTAACCGGGCCGTGACCTCGGGGAACGCGGGCGCGTCACCTGCCTGGCCTGGCGTGAGGACGAAAGCCAGCGGCCGGCAGTGGCTGTCCGCGGCGAGGTGGACCTTGGTGGTCAGTCCGCCGCGGGACCGTCCGAGGGCATGGTCGTCCGGCTCGCCGGCCGAGGCCCCTTTTGACGGGCCCCGGCGGCGTGCTGATGAGCGCGGACGACGGTCGAATCGACCGCGACGACCCAGTCGAGGTCGCCTTCGTCGTCGGCCTGGGCGAGCAGGGCGGTGAAGACCTTCTCCCAGGTGCCGTCGGCGGCCCACTTCCGCAGCCGATTGTGGGCGCCCTTCCACGAACCGAAGTGATCGGGCAGGTCCATCCACGGCGTCCCGGTGCGGTACTTGAACGCGATCGCGTCGATCACCTGCCGGTGATCACGCCATCGCCCTCCCCGCTTCGGTGTCCGATCCGGCAGCAGCGGCTCGATCCTCGCCCACTGGGCATCAGTCAACGACACACATCAGCCAACGATCAGATGATCCGAAAGAAACGGCCTAGAGGCCGTCCTGGACGCCACAGGCCGAGCAGACCTGTGACGTGGGCTCGAACCGGCCGATGCGGTGGAAGGTGCGCCCGTACAGGGCGGCCTTGTACTCCAGCATCGTCACGAATGCCGACCATCCGGAGTCGTGTACGGACTTCGCGAGGCGGGTGCGGGCGAGTCCCTTGACCGCCAGGTCTTCCACTGCCACCGCTTGGTTCTCGCGGATGATCTTCATGGAGAGCTGGTGGTGGAACTCGCGCCGCGCATCGGCGGTCCGTGCGTGGGCGCGTGCGACCTTGATCCGGGCCTTCGCCCGGTTCGCTGATCCCTTCGCCTTCCGGCTCTGGTTCTGCTGCGCCTTCTTTAGCTTCTTCTCGGCCCGGCGCAGGAACCGGGGCGGCGATCTTGGTGCCGTCGGAGAGGATCGCGAAGTGGATCAGGCCCAGGTCGATGCCGACCACGCCGCTGTGGCGGGCAGTGTCTCGGGTCGGTCTCGACCACGAACGAGGCAAAGTACCTACCGGCCGCGTCCTTAAGCACAGTCACCGTGGATGGGGTGGACGGCAGTTCGCGGGACCACTTGACCCGCACGTCCCCGATCTTCGGGAGGCGCAGATCACCCCCGGACGTGATCGACCATCGGGCGTTGGCGGTGAAGCGGCCGGCCTGCCGGTTATCCCTGCGGGACTTGAACCGGGGCGCACCCATGCGTGGGCGCTTGCCTCAATCCGTCGAAGAAGTTCCGGTAAGCGGTGTCCAGGTCCCGCAGGGACTGTTGCAGGACCACGGCGGAGACCTCGCCGAGCCAGGCGCGTTCCTCGGTCTTCTTCGCTTCGGTGATCAGCAGCTTCGACAGGTCCCCGGTCTTCGGGAATGCCTCACCGCCGGCACGGGCGGTCTCACGGGCCCGAAGAGCATCGTTGTAGACCACCCGCGCACACCCGAACCCACGGGCCAGCGCACTGCGCTGAGGCCCGTTCGGGTAGAGACGGAAGGAGTACCGAAGCTGCACGCCGATCACCGTACGGCAGTTGGTTCACGGCCAGCATGCAGAACATCAGTACAGGCAGGCACTACGTTCGCGCTCCACGCCGACTTGGTTTTCGTGACGAAGTACCGGCACATGGTCTTCGACGACGTGCACCTCAAGCGCATGGAAGAGATCAGGCGCAGCGTCTGCGAGATCTTCGAGGTGGAGCTGATCGAGTTCAACGGCGAGAACGCACTGTCCAAGCTGGTCAACAGCCTCAAGGGCGTCAGTTCCCGCAGGCTCCGCCAGGAGTACCCGGAACTGGTCCGGCACTACTGGCGGGGCTCAGCGTCTGTGGTCCGGCTCATACTTCGCCGGATCGGTCGGCGGAGCTCCGCTGTCCATCGTCCGTCAGTACATCGAACAACAGAATCGTCCACTGCGGCCTGCGGGTCAGAGCAGTTCTCAGAATCGCTTCACCACCGGGCTGAAGCCCTATGCACCGCGATTAGACCCGGTAGCCCGTTGGATCGAGGCATGCTCCGTGGAGACCTGTCGGCCCGTCCCTCGTTTGTGTGCCGGCTCGCCGCCGCCATGAGCCATCGGTCAGGGACCCACTCCGTGCCGACCAAGATCCGGGCCATACGCGGACCAGCCGCCTGCAGCCGGGTCGAATCGTGGCCGTTTCCACTGGTCAGAGGCCATGCGAGGCGCGTACCACCAGCACTCGAAGAACCTGCTGGTGAGCTACTCGCCGAAGAAGCTGGGCTCCTTCCAGGAGGACAGAAAGAGGGGCCTGCGGGAGATTCTCCCGCTCGGCCACGCGCGCGAGCGTCGACCGGACCCGGGAGTTCCGGGCCTGGTCGACGCTCGCGCCGGTCATGCGGTCACACGCGTCAAGCGCGCGGTGGGTCAGCGGCGTAGCTTCAGGCGGTG
This sequence is a window from Streptomyces sp. HUAS YS2. Protein-coding genes within it:
- a CDS encoding barstar family protein encodes the protein MRSEEHVGWERDFPVRYLLVREDTDGEEEGVLWGRCAEVEGLFMDAPPLPREVLTLRGCPRESLLVQAVADSAEPVRLLGDGMLSIEPVHPSHDGPARFWDLEDTTVLARWPTPGDPGRWDIVVGTGVREDDYWGSKRLPSSPRFDVWFPSIRGDSPSGSCRSIDGLFTPRPQRPTQPVHLIGCEPATPLLALLCRPLPQDGDPITLWRLDHHGRTMTGYHLDLDTVEARPSVLGGALIDVTITDPGDDRPTLAVRAVWEIWSDGVPTRPNQWAQFDAEGRSEWLDLTRVGPYGPEGLSGGTYHLDGQHVTDRTGLLLALGEALLGPGANYGRDLDSVQDYLCGGPSVVPPFTLVWHHADIARHALAGHILHHRSGRSYFEETVNLLREKGVTIVLQ
- a CDS encoding IS5 family transposase (programmed frameshift), coding for MSLTDAQWARIEPLLPDRTPKRGGRWRDHRQVIDAIAFKYRTGTPWMDLPDHFGSWKGAHNRLRKWAADGTWEKVFTALLAQADDEGDLDWVVAVDSTVVRAHQHAAGARPKGASAGEPDDHALGRSRGGLTTKVHLAADSHCRPLAFVLTPGQAGDAPAFPEVTARLRVPRPIGRPRTTPEMVLADKAHSSRAIRALLRRRGIRAVIPQPIDQVAKRKRRGRSGGRPPAFDREAYKQRNTVERCINKLKQWRGLATRYDKTATIYLAGLHLAAIFIWSAR